From a single Solanum dulcamara chromosome 4, daSolDulc1.2, whole genome shotgun sequence genomic region:
- the LOC129886849 gene encoding uncharacterized protein LOC129886849, whose protein sequence is MEERVGDLRVPLISSLFCLCVLTGGVLLVLYLFVPDYSQPWFAPAGLILVGSPYIFWLLTYIYTFLKRCCFGDSNIDDNCQISRRTSRAATMGKPGVARTDSKANSATSNNNNINDGKQSSSHGQQDGGDASSVNSAKEIEMPLAV, encoded by the coding sequence ATGGAGGAGAGGGTGGGGGATTTGAGGGTTCCTCTGATCTCTTCCTTGTTCTGTCTTTGTGTTTTAACTGGTGGCGTCCTCCTTGTTCTCTACCTTTTCGTGCCAGATTACTCTCAGCCATGGTTTGCTCCTGCAGGATTGATCTTGGTTGGTTCTCCTTACATATTTTGGCTCCTGACTTACATTTACACCTTCTTGAAACGCTGCTGTTTTGGCGACAGCAACATTGATGACAACTGCCAGATTTCAAGGCGTACCTCAAGAGCTGCTACGATGGGGAAACCTGGGGTTGCCAGGACTGATTCCAAGGCAAACTCTGCTACttctaataacaataacatcaaTGATGGCAAACAATCAAGTAGCCATGGCCAACAAGATGGAGGAGATGCATCATCTGTTAACTCTGCAAAGGAAATTGAGATGCCTTTAGCCGTATGA
- the LOC129886848 gene encoding pentatricopeptide repeat-containing protein At4g02750-like: MYRRLKWFSQICFRNTKSYFWIRYVSSSVNSLFNWNSRITSSFKKGDVEGAHKLFDEMPQKNVVTWNCMISGYVRNGMIHDAQLVFDTMPSRNVVSWTALLSGYAKNGNLQVARRMFDGMDDKNVVCWNSMISGYVSNGRIEEGRALFDAMSIKNDVSCAIMIEGYFKYGDVSEAERLFSEAPVKSVALCNVMLAGYAEMGRTEDSCKLFMRMAMRDVASWTSMITCFLRAREVEKARRLFEDMPDKDVVAWTAMIKGYCENNNVEEAGKLFAAMPQKDIIAWNSMLSGYLQNGRLQDALHLFHMMPWRNTVSWNSMLWGFIQQDDITSARELFEQMPRKDETSWNSIISGYQNEEALVLYVQMLQNNYKPDQITFSNVVSLCGVLALYGWGRALHASVTKSGFENDTMIMSAFISMYSRCGFINEASSLFRNMKKPDTIAWNAMIVAQACHGSVKEALDIFPCMIQAGYEPDHVTFLGVLTACAHSGLVDEGWSYFISMEKRWSIIPKAEHYNCMVDLLGRSGMLAEAFELVKQIPLDLPAHARETLLSCCRVHENFDLSDLVEQNLLSLQPSNIGMCVLLSNMYSARGMWKDAACVRALLKKYDLKKELACSWIEINGCISQFVSNDRCNPRALDIYKALGSLSALIEDSGTLVYRGCYSKFGSSEESYVP, translated from the coding sequence ATGTATAGACGGCTCAAATGGTTTTCACAAATTTGCTTTAGGAACACAAAATCTTATTTTTGGATTCGGTATGTGAGTTCAAGTGTAAACTCGTTGTTCAATTGGAACTCAAGAATTACTAGTTCTTTCAAGAAAGGTGATGTTGAGGGGGCACACAAACTGTTCGATGAAATGCCCCAAAAGAATGTAGTAACTTGGAACTGTATGATATCTGGGTATGTAAGAAATGGAATGATCCATGATGCTCAACTAGTGTTCGACACAATGCCGAGCAGAAATGTCGTTTCTTGGACAGCCTTGTTAAGTGGGTATGCGAAGAATGGGAATTTACAAGTGGCACGGCGTATGTTTGATGGAATGGACGATAAGAATGTAGTTTGCTGGAATTCAATGATCTCGGGGTACGTGAGCAATGGGAGAATAGAGGAAGGTAGAGCGTTGTTTGATGCAATGTCGATTAAGAATGATGTATCGTGTGCGATTATGATTGAAGGCTACTTCAAGTATGGGGATGTGAGTGAAGCTGAGAGGTTGTTTAGTGAAGCACCAGTGAAAAGTGTGGCACTTTGTAATGTTATGTTAGCAGGTTATGCTGAAATGGGGCGGACTGAGGATTCGTGTAAGTTATTTATGAGAATGGCTATGCGTGATGTGGCATCTTGGACTAGTATGATCACGTGTTTCTTAAGAGCCAGGGAGGTGGAGAAAGCTAGAAGGTTATTTGAGGACATGCCTGACAAGGATGTCGTGGCTTGGACTGCCATGATTAAAGGCTATTGTGAAAATAACAACGTGGAGGAGGCAGGAAAACTTTTTGCTGCAATGCCTCAAAAGGATATTATTGCATGGAATTCGATGCTAAGTGGTTATCTGCAAAATGGAAGACTGCAAGATGCTCTACATCTGTTTCATATGATGCCATGGCGGAACACAGTATCATGGAATTCGATGTTGTGGGGTTTCATACAACAAGATGATATAACTAGTGCTCGAGAGTTGTTTGAGCAGATGCCTAGAAAAGATGAAACCTCGTGGAACAGTATCATTTCCGGATATCAAAATGAGGAAGCTTTGGTTTTATATGTCCAGATGTTGCAAAACAATTACAAGCCAGATCAGATCACATTTTCCAATGTGGTCTCGTTATGTGGAGTTCTTGCTTTGTATGGTTGGGGAAGAGCTTTGCATGCCAGTGTAACTAAGAGTGGCTTTGAAAATGACACCATGATTATGAGTGCATTTATATCCATGTACTCTAGGTGTGGATTTATAAATGAAGCTTCCTCACTTTTCAGAAATATGAAAAAACCAGACACAATAGCATGGAATGCCATGATTGTAGCACAAGCATGTCATGGTTCGGTTAAGGAAGCCCTCGATATTTTCCCTTGTATGATTCAAGCTGGATATGAACCAGACCATGTAACTTTTCTTGGTGTCCTAACTGCTTGTGCTCATTCTGGATTAGTGGACGAGGGTTGGAGCTACTTTATATCAATGGAGAAAAGGTGGAGTATAATTCCAAAGGCTGAGCACTATAACTGCATGGTTGATCTCCTTGGGAGATCAGGGATGCTAGCTGAAGCCTTTGAACTTGTCAAACAAATTCCTCTTGATCTCCCTGCTCATGCTCGGGAGACATTACTTAGTTGTTGTAGAGTCCACGAAAATTTTGATCTAAGTGATCTTGTAGAGCAGAACCTTCTAAGCCTTCAGCCTTCTAATATTGGAATGTGTGTACTTCTATCAAATATGTATTCTGCAAGAGGAATGTGGAAAGATGCAGCTTGTGTGAGAGCACTACTTAAAAAGTATGATTTGAAGAAAGAATTGGCATGTAGCTGGATTGAGATAAATGGTTGTATTTCTCAGTTTGTCTCAAATGACAGATGCAATCCTAGAGCATTGGACATATACAAAGCCTTAGGAAGTCTTTCTGCACTGATTGAAGATAGTGGCACATTAGTTTATCGGGGATGTTATTCAAAATTCGGTTCTTCAGAAGAAAGTTATGTTCCCTAA
- the LOC129886850 gene encoding glutathione transferase GST 23-like, which yields MADEVKLYRTWSSRFGLRIVWALHIKGIEYEAIFEDLSQKSPQLLQYNPVHKKIPVLVHKGKPICESLVILEYIDDTWKEATPLLPQDPYEKAMARFWAKFVDDKLLPSIWNVFTVKGDEEKKEALIPAVQNLETIEEQLKEKKFFGGESIGYVDLAFGWMAYLLDVFEEVINLKLFDAVKFPLLSRWMKNFHDAPAIKQHLPPRDKLVTKYQLLHEKYQTTN from the exons ATGGCTGATGAAGTGAAGCTTTACAGGACATGGTCAAGTCGATTTGGTTTGAGGATAGTTTGGGCGCTACATATAAAAGGGATTGAATATGAAGCCATCTTTGAAGATTTAAGCCAGAAGAGCCCTCAACTCCTTCAGTATAATCCTGTTCACAAAAAGATTCCTGTACTTGTACACAAAGGCAAACCAATCTGTGAATCACTcgtaattcttgaatatattGACGACACATGGAAGGAAGCAACTCCTTTGCTACCACAGGATCCTTACGAGAAAGCCATGGCACGTTTTTGGGCCAAATTTGTGGATGACAAG CTTCTGCCATCAATATGGAATGTTTTCACAGTAAAAGGAGATGAAGAGAAAAAGGAAGCTCTTATTCCAGCAGTGCAAAACCTAGAAACCATTGAAGAGCAATTGAAAGAGAAGAAATTTTTTGGTGGAGAAAGTATAGGATATGTGGATCTTGCATTTGGTTGGATGGCGTATCTTCTTGATGTGTTTGAAGAGGTAATCAATTTGAAGTTGTTTGATGCAGTCAAATTTCCTCTATTATCAAGATGGATGAAAAACTTTCATGATGCTCCAGCAATCAAACAACACTTGCCACCTCGAGACAAACTAGTAACCAAATACCAACTGCTTCATGAAAAATACCAGACAACAAATTAA
- the LOC129886851 gene encoding glutathione transferase GST 23-like, which produces MGDEVKLYRTWSSPFGLRVVWALHIKGIEYEAIFEDLSQKSPQLLQYNPVHKKIPVLVHKGKPICESLVILEYIDETWKETTPLLPEDPYEKAMARFWAKFVEDKLLPSIWSVFTGKGDEEKKEALVPAVQNLETIEEQLKEKKFFGGESIGYLDLVLGWMTYLIDVFEEVIDLKLFDAAKFPLLSRWMKNFHDAPAIKQYLPPRDKLVTKFQLLHEKYQTTNNVS; this is translated from the exons ATGGGAGATGAAGTGAAGCTTTACAGGACATGGTCGAGCCCATTTGGTTTGAGGGTAGTTTGGGCGCTACATATAAAAGGGATTGAATATGAAGCCATCTTTGAAGATTTAAGCCAGAAGAGCCCTCAACTCCTTCAGTATAATCCTGTTCATAAAAAGATTCCTGTACTTGTACACAAAGGCAAACCAATCTGTGAATCACTcgtaattcttgaatatatcGACGAGACATGGAAGGAAACAACTCCTTTGCTACCTGAGGATCCTTACGAGAAAGCCATGGCACGCTTTTGGGCCAAATTTGTGGAAGACAAG CTTCTGCCATCAATATGGAGTGTTTTCACAGGAAAAGGAGATGAAGAGAAAAAGGAAGCTCTTGTTCCAGCAGTGCAAAACCTAGAAACCATTGAAGAGCAATTGAAAGAGAAGAAATTTTTTGGTGGAGAAAGTATAGGATATTTGGACCTTGTACTTGGTTGGATGACATATCTTATTGATGTGTTTGAGGAGGTAATCGATCTGAAATTGTTTGATGCAGCCAAATTTCCTCTGTTATCAAGATGGATGAAAAACTTTCATGATGCTCCAGCAATCAAACAATATTTGCCACCTCGAGACAAATTAGTAACCAAATTCCAACTGCTGCATGAAAAATACCAGACAACAAATAATGTGTCTTAA
- the LOC129886852 gene encoding pentatricopeptide repeat-containing protein At3g03580 produces MKSLKLGIVGERTEYCFHSLILRALSSVNKRSDLHKVHSLIVISGQHQSTFFCGKLISKYSQFKDPVSSLSIFRINSPTHNIYLWNTVIRAMAHNGLWSKALDFYTQMRKLNVKPDNYTFPSIINSCGSLLDLEMVKIVHTDVLEMGFGSDLYICNALIDMYARMNEIGRAREVFDKMPSRDVVTWNSLISGYSANGYWEEALDAFQEGRLSGVVADAFTVSSFLPACGGLMEVEQGQIVHGLVEKSGIKGDMTVSNGLLSMYFKFERLLDCQRIFDEMIFRDIVTWNIIICGFSHSGLYQESIKLFREMVYVYEPDLLTITSVLQACGHMGDLRFGRYVHDYILENRYKCDTTACNIIINMYARCGDLVAARQVFDNMKRWDLVSWNSMISGYVESGFNKEAVDLFKIMRIDLQPDSVTFVTLLSTCTKLMDVDFAREFHCDIIKRGYDSTLTVANALLDVYAKCGKMEHSVWQFEIMSTRDIVTWNTIIAACSHYEESYVGLKMLSRMRMEGIMLDVVTILGSLPLCSLLAAKRQGKELHGFIIRFNFESHVPVGNALIEMYSKTGSLKNAIFVFEHMRIKDVVTWTAMISAYGMYGEGKKALRSFQQMKEKGTIPDHIVFVSVIYACSHSGLVQDGRACFNQMRNKYNIEPRIEHYACMVDLLSRSGLLAEAEDFILSMPLQPDASMWGALLSACRASGDTETSERVVERLVELNSDDPGYNVLASNVYATLGKWDQVRTIRKFLKARGLRKDPGCSWIEICNRVFIFGTGDRSFQQFEQVNELIEDLNRTMDKEGYVADLKFVLHDVDEDEKINLLYGHSERLAIAFGLLNTKEGSPLQVMKNLRVCGDCHTWTKYVSKIVQREILVRDANRFHLFKDGTCSCRDRW; encoded by the coding sequence ATGAAGTCCTTAAAGCTTGGCATTGTAGGCGAAAGAACCGAATACTGCTTCCATTCTTTAATCTTAAGAGCTTTATCTTCTGTTAATAAGCGAAGTGATCTCCACAAAGTTCATTCTCTCATAGTAATTTCAGGCCAGCACCAATCAACATTCTTCTGTGGAAAACTCATCTCAAAGTACTCCCAATTCAAAGACCCTGTTTCTTCATTGTCCATTTTCCGCATAAATTCACCTACCCATAATATTTACTTATGGAACACTGTCATTAGAGCCATGGCCCATAATGGGTTATGGTCTAAAGCATTAGACTTTTATACCCAAATGAGAAAATTAAATGTTAAGCCTGATAATTATACATTTCCTTCGATAATAAATTCGTGTGGCAGTTTATTGGATCTTGAAATGGTGAAAATTGTACATACTGATGTTTTGGAGATGGGTTTTGGATCAGATTTGTATATATGTAATGCTTTGATTGATATGTATGCAAGGATGAACGAAATAGGGAGAGCGCGTGAGGTGTTTGATAAAATGCCTAGTAGAGATGTGGTTACCTGGAATAGTTTAATTTCAGGGTATAGTGCGAATGGGTATTGGGAAGAGGCTTTAGACGCTTTTCAAGAGGGAAGGTTATCAGGTGTTGTCGCTGATGCTTTTACTGTGTCGAGTTTTTTACCTGCTTGTGGGGGTTTGATGGAGGTTGAACAGGGACAAATAGTTCATGGGTTGGTGGAGAAGAGTGGCATTAAGGGGGATATGACTGTGAGTAATGGACTGCTTTCGATGTACTTTAAGTTTGAGAGGTTGTTGGACTGTCAGAGAATCTTTGATGAGATGATATTTAGAGATATTGTCACTTGGAATATCATAATTTGTGGGTTTTCTCACTCGGGGTTATATCAGGAGTCCATCAAATTGTTTCGAGAAATGGTTTATGTTTACGAGCCAGACCTGCTTACAATTACTTCTGTTTTGCAAGCTTGTGGGCATATGGGGGATTTAAGATTTGGAAGATATGTTCATGACTATATTTTGGAAAACAGATACAAATGTGACACGACCGCTTGCAATATCATAATTAACATGTATGCAAGATGTGGTGATTTGGTGGCTGCAAGGCAAGTTTTTGACAACATGAAAAGATGGGATTTGGTCTCATGGAACTCAATGATTAGTGGTTATGTTGAAAGCGGGTTTAATAAAGAAGCAGTAGATCTGTTTAAGATAATGAGGATAGATTTGCAACCTGATTCTGTCACTTTTGTGACGCTTCTCTCAACCTGCACAAAGTTGATGGACGTGGATTTTGCAAGAGAGTTTCACTGTGATATAATTAAGAGAGGATATGATTCCACTCTTACTGTGGCCAATGCTCTTCTAGATGTGTATGCGAAATGTGGTAAAATGGAGCATTCAGTGTGGCAATTTGAGATCATGAGTACTAGAGATATTGTAACGTGGAATACTATTATTGCTGCCTGTAGCCATTATGAGGAAAGTTATGTAGGTTTAAAGATGCTAAGTAGGATGAGAATGGAAGGAATCATGCTAGATGTGGTTACCATTTTAGGTTCTCTGCCTTTGTGCTCCTTACTTGCTGCTAAAAGACAGGGAAAAGAGCTTCATGGCTTCATTATCAGGTTCAATTTTGAGTCACATGTCCCTGTTGGAAATGCACTGATCGAGATGTACTCTAAAACTGGGAGtttaaaaaatgcaatcttTGTCTTTGAGCACATGAGGATTAAAGATGTGGTGACATGGACAGCAATGATCTCTGCATATGGAATGTATGGCGAAGGAAAGAAGGCTCTCAGATCTTTTCAGCAGATGAAGGAGAAGGGTACTATTCCCGATCATATTGTTTTTGTTTCCGTTATATATGCATGTAGCCATTCTGGTTTAGTGCAAGATGGCCGTGCATGCTTTAACCAAATGAGAAATAAATACAACATTGAGCCTAGGATTGAACATTATGCTTGCATGGTTGATCTTTTATCACGTTCTGGGCTACTGGCTGAAGCAGAGGATTTTATCCTTTCTATGCCGCTGCAGCCTGATGCAAGTATGTGGGGAGCTCTACTTAGTGCTTGTCGAGCTAGTGGAGATACCGAGACTTCTGAGCGTGTCGTAGAACGCCTTGTTGAATTGAACTCTGATGATCCTGGGTATAATGTTTTAGCTTCCAATGTATATGCCACCTTAGGGAAGTGGGACCAAGTGAGGACAATACGAAAATTTTTGAAAGCTAGAGGACTTAGGAAAGACCCAGGATGTAGCTGGATTGAGATTTGTAACAGAGTTTTTATTTTTGGCACTGGTGATAGGTCCTTTCAACAATTCGAGCAAGTCAATGAGCTCATAGAGGACCTCAATAGAACAATGGATAAGGAAGGTTATGTTGCTGACTTAAAATTTGTTTTGCATGATGTCGATGAAGATGAGAAGATAAATTTGCTTTATGGGCATAGTGAAAGACTTGCTATAGCATTTGGATTGTTGAACACAAAAGAAGGTTCTCCTTTGCAAGTAATGAAGAATCTAAGGGTTTGTGGGGATTGCCACACTTGGACCAAGTATGTGTCAAAAATTGTTCAGAGGGAAATACTAGTTAGAGATGCAAATCGCTTTCACTTGTTCAAGGATGGGACATGTAGCTGCAGAGACCGCTGGTAA
- the LOC129886854 gene encoding serine/threonine-protein kinase PEPKR2-like, with the protein MKNKRKGCEILCPKQREMWNSTRDSGSSISNLKTHFSLEECSRRLKKRCKEDDDDDGLCCEVTVGSCRSRNRLAATAPPSGSSSISLCGRGLKRKIGCIDAATQMGRKNKIENDYEMGEALGKGKFGSVFLCRSKVTGVEFACKTLPKGEETVHKEVEIMQHLSGHPGVVTLHSVYEDAESFHLVMELCSGGRLIDEMNKEGRYSEHKSANIFKDLMLVIQYCHDMGVVHRDIKPENILLTASGKIKLADFGLAMRIASGQSLSGLAGSPAYVAPEVLIGEYGQKADIWSAGVLLHALLVGVLPFQGDTLDALFEAIKSMELDFHSEKWQSVSKPARDLLERILTRDVAARITAEEVLSHPWMLFYTERTLKTVSVRLKSKHFSGTPSQIPAITSRLESDGKKRCSKSLNGETKDLRCESLNRESEESEESGLVDVLAAAILHCRISEPKRSRLCVNNSPIREQCSSNVNSNLCKAF; encoded by the exons ATGAAGAACAAGAGAAAAGGATGTGAAATTTTGTGCCCTAAACAGAGAGAGATGTGGAATTCGACTCGTGATTCGGGATCTTCGATATCGAATTTGAAAACCCATTTTTCGTTAGAGGAATGTTCTAGAAGGTTGAAGAAAAGGTGTAaggaagatgatgatgatgatgggtTGTGTTGTGAGGTTACTGTTGGGTCTTGTAGAAGTAGAAATAGGCTTGCTGCAACTGCCCCGCCGAGTGGGAGTTCTTCGATTAGTCTGTGTGGGAGAGGTCTTAAGAGAAAGATAGGATGTATAGATGCAGCTACTCAAATGGGTAGGAAGAATAAGATTGAAAATGATTATGAGATGGGGGAAGCTTTAGGGAAAGGTAAATTTGGGTCTGTTTTTTTGTGTAGGAGTAAGGTTACTGGTGTTGAATTTGCTTGCAAGACATTGCCTAAAGGGGAAGAGACAGTTCATAAGGAAGTAGAGATAATGCAACACTTATCGGGGCACCCGGGTGTGGTGACATTGCATTCGGTGTATGAGGATGCGGAAAGTTTTCATTTGGTGATGGAGTTGTGTTCTGGTGGGAGGTTGATTGACGAGATGAACAAGGAGGGAAGGTATTCAGAGCATAAGTCTGCTAATATATTTAAGGATTTGATGTTGGTGATTCAATATTGCCATGATATGGGAGTTGTACATAGGGATATTAAGCCTGAGAATATCCTTCTAACTGCTTCTGGGAAGATAAAGCTTGCAGATTTCGGCTTGGCTATGAGGATTGCCAGTG GTCAGAGTTTAAGTGGTTTGGCTGGAAGTCCTGCGTACGTGGCCCCTGAAGTTCTTATAGGGGAATATGGTCAAAAAGCAGATATTTGGAGTGCTGGTGTTCTTTTACATGCTCTACTGGTTGGTGTCCTTCCATTTCAAGGGGACACTTTGGACGCTCTTTTTGAGGCAATTAAAAGCATGGAACTTGATTTTCACTCTGAAAAATGGCAATCTGTATCTAAACCTGCACGGGATCTTCTTGAGCGGATTCTCACAAGGGATGTTGCTGCAAGGATTACTGCTGAAGAAGTTTTAA GCCATCCATGGATGCTGTTCTACACAGAGCGCACTTTGAAGACAGTGTCCGTCAGGTTGAAGTCAAAGCATTTCTCTGGAACACCAAGCCAAATACCAGCCATTACCTCTAGACTAGAATCAGATGGAAAGAAGAGATGCAGTAAATCTCTCAATGGGGAAACTAAAGATTTAAGGTGTGAAAGTTTGAACAGAGAATCTGAAGAATCCGAGGAGTCTGGTTTAGTTGATGTGCTTGCAGCAGCGATATTGCATTGCAGGATATCTGAACCAAAACGAAGCAGATTGTGTGTCAACAATAGTCCAATAAGGGAACAATGTTCGTCTAACGTGAATTCTAACCTTTGCAAGGCTTTCTGA